In a genomic window of Nocardiopsis mwathae:
- a CDS encoding DUF4407 domain-containing protein has translation MRRLTGVSEELLDWHPGERARYTRQGLVILGTACMAGLAALIGLGRFTPTPWPLLIPLALFWAALILALDCWLVSTTHGTAGAMKLRVLAGRIALAVLIGFVVAEPLLLYVFQPAIEREVARTSQDEVDAYASMLRRCNPASGEKVDDPECADHLITVSDSTFLSVREELDSATEERDDLAERIGEIESTLATKNDLARRECNGTEGDGLTGRTGEGPNCQRLRQEADDYRSDSRLDEHQRRLLELDGTVDSLENKVGEASGTYESALTRQIDDKITARADEGGDAGILEEMDALHRLSQNSVYVFIGEWALRLLLITVDALPVLTKLLGGVSAYDRLWSRQRRQESDLYEKELELRYRRETDEKDEELRTREMARERHIRRTDLLAHTDRAQSGADLNTQIDVLAARFRGDAPTAADDSPR, from the coding sequence GTGCGCAGACTCACGGGCGTCAGCGAGGAGCTCCTCGACTGGCATCCCGGCGAACGCGCCCGCTACACCAGGCAGGGCCTGGTCATCCTCGGGACCGCGTGCATGGCGGGACTGGCCGCGCTGATCGGCCTCGGCCGGTTCACCCCCACACCCTGGCCCCTGCTGATACCGCTCGCCCTGTTCTGGGCCGCCCTGATCCTCGCCCTGGACTGCTGGCTGGTGTCCACCACCCATGGGACGGCCGGAGCCATGAAGCTGCGGGTGCTGGCCGGGCGTATCGCGCTGGCCGTCCTCATCGGCTTCGTCGTCGCCGAGCCGCTGCTCCTGTACGTCTTCCAACCCGCGATCGAACGGGAGGTCGCGCGGACCTCCCAGGACGAGGTGGACGCCTACGCCTCGATGCTGCGGCGCTGCAACCCGGCCTCAGGAGAGAAGGTCGATGACCCGGAGTGCGCCGACCACCTCATCACGGTGTCCGACTCGACGTTCCTCTCGGTGCGAGAGGAGCTCGACTCGGCCACGGAAGAACGCGATGACCTCGCCGAACGGATCGGGGAGATCGAGAGCACGCTCGCGACAAAGAACGACCTGGCGCGACGCGAGTGCAACGGCACGGAGGGGGACGGCCTCACCGGCCGCACCGGCGAGGGGCCGAACTGCCAGCGTCTCCGACAGGAGGCCGACGACTACCGGTCGGACAGCCGACTCGACGAACACCAGCGTCGGCTCCTCGAACTCGACGGAACCGTGGACTCCCTGGAGAACAAGGTCGGTGAGGCGTCCGGCACCTACGAGAGCGCGCTGACCAGGCAGATCGACGACAAGATCACGGCACGCGCCGACGAGGGCGGCGACGCCGGCATCTTGGAGGAGATGGACGCGCTGCACCGGCTCTCCCAGAACAGCGTGTATGTGTTCATCGGGGAGTGGGCGCTGCGCCTGCTCCTCATCACCGTCGACGCGCTGCCCGTCCTGACCAAGCTGCTCGGCGGCGTGAGCGCCTACGACCGACTGTGGTCGCGCCAGCGCCGCCAGGAGTCCGACCTCTACGAGAAGGAGCTCGAACTCCGGTACCGCCGCGAGACCGACGAGAAGGACGAGGAACTCCGCACCCGGGAGATGGCTCGGGAACGTCACATCCGCCGCACCGACCTCCTGGCCCACACCGACCGTGCCCAAAGCGGCGCCGACCTCAACACCCAGATCGATGTCCTCGCCGCAAGGTTCCGCGGCGATGCCCCCACAGCGGCCGACGACAGTCCCCGCTGA
- a CDS encoding DUF5753 domain-containing protein, with protein sequence MLPVGAAEPRPVAAGGLGLGRRSKERGWWHEYGDVFGDFFAAFEAEASVISSYQPIVIPGLLQTAEYAAAVSRTSPARTEEEIDRMAAARMQRQEILRRTDAPDLRAVIDEHVLLRLAVMPDIADGQFRHLIEQAEAVNSEAVNSEAVQVLPISVGLHASTHGSMVILDYADERDPSIVYLETRSEGLYLEEPAQVAGYRTAFDHVCMDALSKADSIAFLRRFID encoded by the coding sequence CTGCTCCCGGTAGGTGCAGCGGAACCGCGTCCCGTAGCGGCCGGTGGCCTCGGCCTGGGTCGCCGGTCGAAGGAGCGAGGCTGGTGGCATGAGTACGGCGATGTCTTCGGGGACTTCTTCGCAGCCTTCGAAGCCGAGGCTTCGGTCATCTCCTCCTACCAGCCCATTGTCATCCCGGGCTTGCTGCAGACGGCCGAGTACGCCGCAGCGGTCTCGCGTACGAGTCCAGCACGAACCGAGGAAGAGATCGACCGCATGGCCGCCGCCAGAATGCAGCGCCAGGAGATCCTGCGTCGTACGGATGCCCCTGATCTGCGGGCGGTCATCGATGAGCATGTGCTTCTACGGCTCGCGGTAATGCCCGATATCGCCGACGGCCAGTTCCGACACCTCATCGAGCAGGCGGAGGCGGTGAACTCGGAGGCGGTGAACTCGGAGGCGGTTCAGGTCCTGCCGATTTCGGTCGGGTTGCACGCTTCCACCCACGGATCGATGGTCATCCTCGACTACGCCGACGAGCGAGACCCCTCGATCGTCTATTTGGAGACCCGATCCGAGGGGCTATATCTGGAAGAACCAGCACAAGTCGCGGGATACCGGACAGCATTCGATCACGTCTGCATGGACGCGCTGTCCAAGGCGGATTCGATCGCTTTCCTGCGGCGATTCATTGATTGA
- a CDS encoding nucleotidyl cyclase domain-containing protein — MDCDEEFGRRLLWSVDVKGFGSADDQRQADIQQALPQVLERAVTRSGLDRETWEINSTGDGELAVLPADTPEPVLVDACVRELAVALRRYNHDLVPEARLRLRLAIHHGTVVASPRGYRGKGIVAVSRLVDSDVLRRALASSGADLAIIVSQAVFLDTVTQRHTGLGVVDFRCVRVASKEFSEDAWIHVPGHDVHALDLGPAPGSNGPAAEEPPAPSAAPTDRGDRSDQGDRGAAKRAPKAGGGPRHAKRYRAEHVVHNEFNDQVDASNGVIGMRFE, encoded by the coding sequence ATGGATTGTGACGAGGAATTCGGCCGTCGACTGCTCTGGTCTGTTGACGTCAAGGGATTCGGGAGCGCGGACGACCAGCGCCAGGCCGATATCCAGCAAGCCCTGCCGCAGGTCCTCGAAAGAGCCGTGACACGCTCGGGGCTCGACCGCGAAACCTGGGAGATCAACTCCACTGGTGACGGAGAACTCGCAGTTCTTCCGGCGGATACTCCGGAACCGGTCCTGGTCGACGCGTGCGTCCGGGAACTGGCGGTCGCGCTGCGCCGGTACAACCACGATCTGGTGCCCGAGGCGCGGCTCCGACTTCGCCTGGCGATCCACCACGGCACCGTGGTCGCCTCGCCCCGCGGCTACCGGGGCAAGGGCATCGTTGCCGTGTCCCGGCTGGTCGACAGCGACGTGCTGCGACGTGCACTCGCCTCATCCGGCGCCGACCTCGCGATCATCGTCTCCCAGGCGGTCTTCCTGGACACCGTGACGCAGCGGCACACCGGGCTCGGCGTCGTCGACTTCCGGTGCGTACGCGTGGCGAGCAAGGAGTTCTCCGAAGACGCCTGGATCCATGTCCCCGGCCATGACGTGCACGCGCTGGATCTCGGCCCGGCCCCCGGGTCGAACGGGCCCGCCGCCGAGGAGCCCCCGGCCCCGTCGGCGGCCCCGACGGACCGAGGTGACCGATCTGACCAAGGTGACCGCGGTGCCGCGAAGCGCGCCCCGAAGGCGGGCGGCGGTCCGCGGCACGCGAAGCGCTACCGCGCGGAACACGTGGTGCACAACGAGTTCAACGATCAGGTCGACGCCTCGAACGGCGTCATCGGCATGCGCTTCGAGTGA
- a CDS encoding MauE/DoxX family redox-associated membrane protein has protein sequence MLVIDAINVTDAAGVAAAGDVVQVVREIQLPVLALVLLLGAVAKFADRSGQGRGPTALLPSRFQRRFELANGSLEAVLAVGLLTLAALPGDIARGATAVLFVLAALLLLRLRQRDPELGCGCFGGLSTTPVGWRAIVRALVFAAAAAATLGLESTGAVVLAAPTPTHLVAIGVEVALLALLSPELRELALRVVQGEPCELREVPLRRTLSRLHASDVWRANTALLDDPSAGPVDVWRHACWRFVRFAGTRDGRPVDVVFGVHVKGRRPPVRAAISDAETGETLATLGEVAARSALAAPGEREISQLPDSVIPVENPAKTASG, from the coding sequence ATGCTCGTGATCGATGCGATCAACGTGACCGACGCGGCCGGAGTCGCGGCCGCGGGCGACGTGGTGCAGGTCGTGCGCGAGATCCAGCTGCCGGTCCTGGCCCTGGTCCTCCTCCTCGGCGCGGTCGCCAAGTTCGCCGACCGGTCGGGGCAGGGGCGCGGGCCCACGGCGCTGCTGCCGTCCCGCTTCCAGCGCCGCTTCGAGCTGGCCAACGGCTCGCTCGAAGCCGTGCTCGCCGTCGGGCTGCTCACACTCGCCGCGCTGCCGGGCGACATCGCGCGGGGCGCCACGGCGGTGCTGTTCGTCCTGGCGGCACTCCTGCTGCTCCGGCTGCGCCAGCGCGACCCGGAGCTGGGCTGCGGCTGCTTCGGGGGGCTGAGCACGACCCCGGTGGGCTGGCGTGCGATCGTGCGGGCGCTGGTCTTCGCCGCCGCGGCCGCGGCCACCCTCGGCCTGGAGTCCACCGGTGCCGTCGTCCTCGCCGCCCCCACCCCCACGCACCTGGTCGCCATCGGGGTCGAGGTGGCGCTGCTCGCCCTCCTCTCCCCGGAACTCCGGGAGCTGGCGCTGCGCGTGGTCCAGGGGGAGCCCTGCGAACTGCGCGAGGTGCCGCTGCGGCGCACCCTGTCCCGATTGCACGCAAGCGACGTCTGGCGGGCCAACACCGCCCTGCTCGACGACCCCTCCGCGGGCCCGGTGGACGTGTGGCGCCACGCGTGCTGGCGCTTCGTCCGGTTCGCGGGCACACGGGACGGCCGACCGGTGGACGTCGTGTTCGGCGTGCACGTGAAGGGGCGCCGTCCTCCGGTCCGCGCGGCCATCAGCGACGCCGAGACCGGGGAGACCCTGGCGACGCTGGGCGAGGTGGCGGCCCGGTCGGCGCTGGCCGCGCCGGGTGAGCGGGAGATCTCCCAACTGCCCGACTCGGTGATCCCGGTGGAGAACCCCGCGAAGACCGCGTCCGGCTGA
- a CDS encoding beta-ketoacyl-[acyl-carrier-protein] synthase family protein has translation MQSSTTDAWVTGLGAMTPLGADVTATWSAMRAAENGIDELKEDWAEDLPVRIAAQLRNDPAASLERTAARKLDRCEQMALATARDAWADAGTPDVDPERLAVAIGTGIGGVGSLLDQNRVLATGGPRRVSPYAVPMLMANGPAAWVSLEFGALAGVHAPVSACASGAEALALGLDLIRAGRADMVIAGGVEASVLPLTMAAFARMMALSPDNEDPTHACRPFDTGRNGFVLGEGAAIVVLERADHARARGVEAPHGRLLGAGISSSASHITASDAAGQVRAIRRSLRDADTAPGDVGIVHAHATSTPQGDVAEAHAIAAALGTHPAVTATKSMTGHLLGASGALSAIAALLSLRDGTVPPTRNVQDLDPDVGLDVVTGTARPGHWDSALVNSFGFGGHNVSLLLGRP, from the coding sequence ATGCAGTCGAGCACCACTGACGCCTGGGTGACGGGCCTGGGCGCGATGACGCCCCTCGGAGCCGATGTCACCGCGACCTGGTCGGCCATGCGGGCGGCCGAGAACGGCATCGACGAGCTCAAGGAGGACTGGGCGGAGGACCTTCCGGTCCGCATCGCCGCCCAGCTGCGAAACGACCCCGCTGCGTCCCTGGAGCGCACTGCGGCCCGCAAGCTCGACCGCTGCGAGCAGATGGCGCTCGCCACCGCCCGCGATGCCTGGGCCGACGCAGGGACACCCGACGTGGACCCTGAGCGCCTGGCCGTGGCGATCGGAACCGGCATCGGCGGCGTCGGCTCACTCCTCGACCAGAACCGCGTCCTGGCGACCGGCGGCCCCCGGCGCGTCTCCCCCTACGCGGTGCCCATGCTGATGGCCAACGGCCCCGCCGCCTGGGTGAGCCTGGAGTTCGGTGCCCTCGCCGGCGTGCACGCCCCCGTGAGCGCTTGCGCCTCCGGGGCCGAAGCCCTCGCCCTCGGTCTCGACCTCATTCGCGCCGGGCGCGCCGACATGGTCATCGCCGGCGGCGTGGAGGCGAGTGTCCTGCCCCTGACCATGGCCGCCTTCGCCCGCATGATGGCGCTGTCGCCCGACAACGAGGACCCCACGCACGCCTGCCGCCCCTTCGACACCGGGCGCAACGGCTTCGTCCTGGGCGAGGGCGCCGCGATCGTCGTCCTGGAGCGGGCCGACCACGCGCGCGCCCGCGGCGTGGAGGCGCCCCACGGCCGACTGCTCGGCGCCGGCATCAGCTCCAGCGCCTCCCACATCACGGCATCCGACGCGGCCGGGCAGGTGCGCGCCATCCGGCGATCGCTCCGCGATGCGGACACGGCCCCGGGCGACGTGGGCATTGTGCACGCCCACGCCACCTCCACACCGCAGGGTGACGTGGCGGAAGCCCACGCGATCGCCGCCGCGCTGGGCACCCACCCCGCGGTGACCGCCACCAAATCCATGACCGGGCACCTCCTCGGCGCATCCGGCGCCCTGAGTGCCATCGCCGCGCTCCTCTCTCTGCGCGACGGCACCGTGCCACCAACCCGCAACGTGCAGGACCTCGACCCCGACGTCGGCCTCGACGTCGTCACAGGCACAGCCCGCCCCGGCCACTGGGACAGCGCCCTCGTCAACTCCTTCGGCTTCGGCGGCCACAACGTCTCCCTGCTCCTCGGCCGCCCCTGA
- a CDS encoding SigE family RNA polymerase sigma factor, with the protein MKDTTRRTRYEEFSGYVDERGPTLLRMARSLTGNRADAEDLLQAALLKTFFAWDRINSPGARDGYVRRAMVNTQISEWRRKHLEIFPTEEIPEQQVDDPTWKSDLADVVHRAVDRLPERQRATVMLRYYEDMSEAQIAEQLGVTIGTVKSTLSRAVAKLRLDADLAIERAMS; encoded by the coding sequence GTGAAAGACACGACGCGGCGAACCAGGTACGAGGAGTTCTCCGGCTACGTCGACGAGCGTGGCCCGACCCTGCTGCGGATGGCGCGATCACTGACGGGCAACCGTGCCGACGCCGAGGACCTGCTGCAGGCCGCCCTGCTCAAGACCTTCTTCGCGTGGGACCGGATCAACAGCCCCGGCGCGCGCGACGGGTACGTGCGCCGGGCCATGGTCAACACCCAGATCTCGGAGTGGCGGCGCAAGCACCTGGAGATCTTCCCCACCGAGGAGATTCCCGAGCAGCAGGTCGACGACCCCACGTGGAAGAGCGACCTCGCCGACGTGGTCCACCGCGCCGTGGACCGCCTCCCGGAGCGGCAGCGGGCCACGGTGATGCTGCGCTACTACGAGGACATGTCCGAGGCCCAGATCGCCGAACAGCTCGGCGTCACGATCGGCACGGTCAAGAGCACCCTCTCTCGCGCCGTCGCCAAGCTGCGCCTCGACGCCGATCTCGCCATCGAACGCGCCATGTCCTGA
- a CDS encoding scyllo-inosamine-4-phosphate amidinotransferase codes for MNHSAIASSEGSDSPSGKAPVHSWDEFTTLREVIVGDATHARIPDQTDPSAWLNCYPDLSPAELAGIETGCYPHHIVEESNEDLSVLVDTLRKLGITVHQPAAVDHGLEYGGLTWRTSGRSSYCPRDLTLVVGSAIIESPSPMRARYFEALGLRPLFQDYLLQGAHWFAAPRPRLDDTLYEYDQDGFPLLGEAEPAFEAANCLRLGRDVFYQVSRSGNEMGLRWLESTMRLLGDIRVHPMRGIYDGTHIDSTIALLRPGLVLLNPERITPDTIPDLFKGWDVIWSPPMRVEPTAVPHTLSTPWVGMNLLMVDEETAVVDGTQTELIRVLERHGITAIPLVLRHSRVLGGGFHCVTLDVVRDGGPQDYLD; via the coding sequence ATGAACCACAGCGCCATCGCGTCCTCGGAGGGATCGGACTCTCCCTCCGGCAAGGCGCCCGTCCACTCCTGGGACGAGTTCACCACTCTGCGGGAGGTGATCGTGGGTGACGCGACCCATGCCCGGATCCCCGACCAAACCGATCCCTCGGCATGGTTGAACTGCTATCCGGACCTATCCCCCGCCGAGTTGGCCGGGATCGAAACGGGATGCTATCCACACCACATCGTCGAGGAGTCCAATGAGGACCTGTCCGTACTGGTGGACACTCTCCGAAAACTCGGCATCACCGTCCATCAGCCCGCAGCCGTCGACCACGGTCTCGAATACGGAGGGCTCACCTGGCGGACTTCGGGCCGCAGCTCCTACTGCCCTCGTGATCTGACCCTCGTGGTCGGTAGCGCCATCATCGAGAGTCCCAGCCCCATGCGGGCCCGCTACTTCGAGGCGTTGGGGCTGCGCCCGCTGTTTCAGGACTACCTCCTACAGGGCGCGCACTGGTTCGCGGCTCCGCGGCCCAGGCTCGATGACACCCTGTACGAGTACGACCAGGACGGGTTCCCCCTACTCGGGGAGGCCGAGCCCGCCTTCGAGGCGGCCAACTGCCTCAGGCTCGGCAGGGACGTCTTCTACCAGGTCTCCCGCAGCGGCAACGAGATGGGGCTGCGCTGGCTGGAGTCGACCATGCGGCTGCTGGGTGACATCCGTGTCCATCCCATGCGAGGTATCTACGACGGCACCCACATCGACAGCACCATCGCTCTGCTCCGCCCTGGCCTGGTGTTGCTCAACCCCGAACGGATCACGCCGGACACGATCCCGGACCTGTTCAAGGGCTGGGATGTGATCTGGTCACCCCCGATGAGAGTCGAGCCCACCGCTGTGCCGCACACGCTCAGCACGCCGTGGGTCGGCATGAACCTCCTGATGGTGGATGAGGAGACCGCTGTCGTCGACGGGACACAGACCGAGCTCATCCGAGTTCTGGAACGGCACGGCATCACCGCCATCCCTCTGGTCCTGCGGCACTCGCGTGTCCTGGGCGGTGGCTTCCACTGTGTCACGCTGGACGTGGTCAGAGACGGGGGGCCACAGGACTACCTCGACTGA
- a CDS encoding DUF397 domain-containing protein, whose amino-acid sequence MRSALNFRKSSYSPNESACVEVADLPHGAAIRDTQNRSLGHLTFGAAEWRAFLRTLRKGRF is encoded by the coding sequence ATGCGTTCAGCACTGAACTTCCGCAAGTCCAGCTACAGCCCCAACGAGAGCGCGTGCGTCGAGGTGGCCGACCTTCCCCACGGCGCGGCCATCCGCGACACGCAGAACCGCTCCCTCGGCCATCTCACCTTCGGGGCCGCCGAGTGGCGCGCCTTCCTTCGCACGCTCCGGAAAGGGCGCTTCTAG
- a CDS encoding MFS transporter — protein MKSMVVRAARRSPYWPVLTHPLLRRVLPGIGVSALGGGMSAVAVSWLAMELAPADQRAAWVAAAVAAYTLPGAVGAFVLGGLLNGRSGAQLAGWDALLRAAALLAIPIFHVFDALSILLYVLLLGVSSILSAWGKAGRYTMLSELLDKKHHLAGNSVVNVMLELSTVVGPLLAALVIEQGGPEHVLAIVALSFAVLAATYRFAVPRDAERSGVKAGASRSEGLRTIGRDPGLLGLVVLSFGFFLFFGPSSVAIPLYVVEDLEASATTLAGFYTAFGVGAVVGALLTGYLRNLPMLPTTIVIVLGFGLSLIPLGLGFPVLVAWASFGVCGLFWGPFPSTTTALFQASAPPSALPQVLAARSAVISVATPVGAMMGAPLILLLGAQGTLLLSAACITSLGILSLLLRTAATAFRESKQDQDEQATP, from the coding sequence ATGAAGTCAATGGTGGTACGAGCAGCCAGGAGATCCCCCTACTGGCCCGTACTGACCCATCCTCTTCTCCGACGGGTCCTACCTGGCATCGGGGTCTCCGCACTCGGCGGGGGGATGAGCGCCGTCGCTGTCAGCTGGCTGGCGATGGAACTCGCCCCTGCCGATCAGCGGGCGGCCTGGGTCGCAGCTGCGGTCGCCGCCTACACCCTGCCCGGCGCGGTCGGAGCCTTCGTCCTGGGCGGGCTGCTCAACGGACGAAGCGGAGCGCAGCTGGCGGGGTGGGACGCCCTCCTGCGCGCCGCAGCACTGCTGGCGATTCCCATCTTCCACGTCTTCGACGCGTTGAGCATCCTGCTGTACGTGCTGCTCCTCGGCGTCTCCTCCATCTTGAGCGCCTGGGGCAAGGCCGGACGCTACACCATGCTCTCCGAGCTGCTCGACAAGAAACACCACCTGGCCGGGAACTCCGTCGTCAACGTGATGCTGGAGCTGTCCACGGTCGTCGGCCCGCTCCTGGCCGCCCTGGTCATCGAACAGGGAGGGCCTGAGCACGTCTTGGCCATCGTGGCGCTCTCCTTCGCGGTCCTCGCCGCCACCTACCGGTTCGCGGTACCCAGGGATGCGGAGAGGAGCGGGGTCAAGGCCGGCGCCTCTCGCTCCGAGGGACTCAGGACCATCGGTCGCGACCCCGGCCTGCTCGGCCTGGTGGTGCTCTCCTTCGGTTTCTTCCTCTTCTTCGGGCCCTCCAGTGTGGCCATCCCCCTGTACGTGGTGGAGGACCTGGAGGCCTCCGCGACCACGCTCGCCGGCTTCTACACGGCCTTCGGTGTCGGCGCCGTCGTGGGCGCGCTTCTCACCGGCTACTTGCGCAACCTGCCGATGCTTCCCACGACGATCGTCATCGTTCTGGGATTCGGCCTCTCACTGATACCGCTCGGCCTGGGTTTTCCCGTGCTCGTCGCCTGGGCCTCCTTCGGCGTGTGCGGGCTCTTCTGGGGACCGTTCCCCTCCACCACGACAGCCCTGTTCCAGGCGTCGGCCCCGCCCTCGGCACTGCCCCAGGTCCTGGCCGCCCGCAGCGCGGTCATCAGTGTCGCCACTCCCGTCGGCGCCATGATGGGAGCGCCTCTCATCCTCCTGCTCGGTGCACAGGGCACCCTTCTCCTGTCCGCTGCCTGCATCACGTCCCTGGGCATATTGTCGCTGCTCCTCAGAACGGCGGCGACAGCGTTTCGTGAAAGCAAGCAGGATCAGGACGAACAGGCCACCCCCTGA
- a CDS encoding TetR/AcrR family transcriptional regulator: MPMRSRSEDTRARLLAAARSEFAAHGMSGARVDRIAEHAGVNKERIYGHFGSKECLFAAVVAEALSEHAAKVGLPCGDPGEFAGRVFDFHRENPELTRLMMWEALHYGAGPLPDEDLRRGHYARKAAALAEATGAPLDDRAAASTFLAVIGIAVWPLAFPQMTRLVLGSNAEDPAHLRAYVVSLARKLSA, from the coding sequence ATGCCGATGAGGAGCCGCTCGGAAGACACCCGGGCCCGATTGCTGGCGGCCGCCCGCTCCGAGTTCGCCGCGCACGGCATGAGCGGCGCGCGCGTCGACCGCATCGCCGAGCACGCCGGAGTGAACAAGGAACGTATCTACGGCCACTTCGGCAGCAAGGAGTGCCTGTTCGCCGCCGTGGTCGCGGAGGCTCTCAGCGAGCACGCCGCCAAGGTCGGACTCCCGTGCGGAGACCCCGGTGAGTTCGCGGGGCGGGTCTTCGATTTCCATCGGGAGAACCCTGAGCTGACGAGGCTGATGATGTGGGAGGCGCTCCACTACGGGGCCGGCCCTCTCCCCGACGAGGACCTTCGGCGCGGGCACTACGCACGCAAGGCCGCGGCCCTGGCCGAGGCGACCGGCGCCCCACTCGACGACAGGGCGGCCGCGAGCACCTTTCTGGCCGTCATCGGCATCGCCGTCTGGCCACTCGCCTTTCCCCAGATGACGCGCCTCGTCCTGGGGTCCAACGCGGAGGACCCGGCGCATCTGCGCGCCTACGTCGTATCCCTGGCCCGGAAGCTGTCGGCCTGA
- a CDS encoding preATP grasp domain-containing protein translates to MSKMIIVNAPEEMVGDLDRIPEEKMRAFGLGAQRILWYAENNDVVVLPSPPTPGFMAYVTALTGVDAASLRIVVPPPGRWGSHILTGDRLLDPIFHTALKKAIADDPVDHVVCTYSDLSITGLASAVGIEGALPGFAFSAQGGDSLANSKTVFRAVAAGNGIPIAPGVITDRPEHAENAITSILDQGFEVMAKQQFAGGGLGNEILSRSGNVRAAGAGNVVVLPDRLAVRRYVEDRWSWLTGYKGHSLVIERYFTGSVTVYAEFDVTDEDCVLRGMGEILMEPVATGEVIPPQSVGPPELDRLAELGKRACEPFRAMGYRGTLCADAIRTPSGELVFTEVNGRLTASTHLHVNLIDRVVGEEHRSTRVFLERAGQWEAPSFSDAVRRLEEAGLAYDPLTRTGVVATADYTQALGRVTYCVVAENINEAHRYEERIAEPLSVRLPETSA, encoded by the coding sequence ATGTCCAAGATGATCATCGTGAACGCCCCCGAGGAAATGGTGGGCGACCTGGACAGGATCCCCGAGGAAAAAATGCGGGCATTCGGCCTGGGGGCACAGCGCATACTGTGGTATGCGGAGAACAACGACGTGGTGGTCCTGCCCTCTCCGCCGACGCCTGGTTTCATGGCTTACGTTACCGCGCTGACCGGGGTCGATGCCGCGTCGCTGAGAATCGTGGTTCCTCCCCCAGGACGTTGGGGCTCACACATTCTCACGGGTGATCGCCTCCTCGACCCGATCTTCCACACGGCTTTGAAGAAAGCCATCGCCGATGATCCGGTCGATCACGTCGTGTGCACGTACAGCGACCTGTCGATCACAGGGCTGGCATCGGCCGTGGGTATCGAGGGGGCCCTGCCGGGCTTCGCCTTCAGCGCCCAGGGAGGCGACTCCTTGGCCAACAGCAAGACGGTGTTCCGAGCCGTGGCAGCGGGCAACGGCATTCCCATAGCACCCGGTGTGATCACGGACCGGCCCGAGCACGCCGAGAACGCGATCACCTCCATCCTGGACCAGGGATTCGAGGTAATGGCCAAGCAGCAGTTCGCGGGCGGCGGACTCGGCAACGAGATCCTCAGCCGATCCGGGAATGTGCGCGCGGCCGGTGCCGGCAATGTGGTCGTGCTGCCCGACAGGTTGGCCGTACGGCGCTATGTGGAGGACCGCTGGTCCTGGCTGACCGGGTACAAGGGACACAGCCTGGTCATCGAGCGCTACTTCACCGGCTCGGTGACGGTCTACGCGGAGTTCGACGTCACCGACGAGGACTGCGTGCTCCGCGGCATGGGGGAAATCCTGATGGAACCGGTGGCCACCGGCGAGGTCATCCCGCCCCAGTCGGTCGGTCCCCCCGAACTCGATCGACTCGCCGAGCTCGGCAAGCGCGCTTGTGAACCTTTCCGCGCCATGGGATACCGGGGCACGCTGTGCGCGGACGCCATCCGGACCCCCTCCGGTGAACTGGTCTTCACCGAGGTCAATGGGCGACTCACCGCCTCCACTCACCTGCACGTCAACCTGATCGACCGCGTTGTGGGCGAAGAGCACCGGTCCACCAGGGTGTTCCTGGAGCGTGCGGGGCAGTGGGAGGCCCCCTCCTTCTCCGATGCCGTGCGTCGGCTGGAGGAGGCGGGCCTCGCATACGACCCGCTCACCCGGACGGGTGTCGTGGCCACCGCCGACTACACCCAGGCTCTGGGGCGCGTCACCTACTGCGTGGTCGCCGAGAACATCAACGAAGCGCACCGCTACGAGGAGCGCATCGCCGAACCCCTATCCGTCAGGCTCCCGGAGACAAGCGCATGA